TTCCAGCGCCCAATCCACCTGCTGGCGGGTGATGACCAGCGGCGGGGCCAGACGGATGACGGTGCCGTGCGTGTCTTTGGCCAGGATGCCGTGCGTTTGCAGGGCCTCGCAGAAGCGCCGCGCCCCGCCCGCCTCCGGCTTGAGGTCGATGCCGATCAGCAGCCCGCGCCCGCGCACCTCGCGCACATGCGGACTATCGAGGCTGGCGAGTTGATCCATGAGATAGCCGCCCTGCCAGGCGGCGTTCTCGACCAGCTTTTCGTCCTGGAGCACGGCCAGGGCGGCGCGGCCGACCGCCGCGGCCAAGGGGTTGCCGCCAAAGGTGGAGCCGTGGTCGCCCGGTTCCAGCACGCCCAAGACTGGGGCATCGGCGACGACGGCCGAGACCGGGTAGAAGCCGCCAGAAAGGGCCTTGCCCAGGATGACCATGTCCGGCCGCACGCCCTCGTGGTCGCAGGCGAAGCGTTTGCCCGTGCGCCCCAGCCCGGTCTGGATTTCGTCGGCCAGCAGGAGGACGTTGTGCTGGCGGCAGATGGCGGCGGCCTGGCGCAGATAGCCGTCGGGCGGGAGGACGACGCCGCCCTCGCCCTGGATCGGCTCGAACAGGAAGGCGACGGTGTGGGGGGTGATGGCGGCTTCG
This region of Caldilineales bacterium genomic DNA includes:
- the rocD gene encoding ornithine--oxo-acid transaminase, coding for MPLSQSTATRFLDLEQRHGAHNYHPLEVVLSRGEGVWVYDVDGKRYLDCLSAYSAINQGHCHPRILAALVEQAGRLTLTSRAFYNDQLGLFYQDICAFSGYDMALPMNSGAEAVETAIKVARKWGYTVKGVPLDRAEIIVCAGNFHGRTTTVISFSTELQYKEQFGPLTPGFVAVPYGDAAALEAAITPHTVAFLFEPIQGEGGVVLPPDGYLRQAAAICRQHNVLLLADEIQTGLGRTGKRFACDHEGVRPDMVILGKALSGGFYPVSAVVADAPVLGVLEPGDHGSTFGGNPLAAAVGRAALAVLQDEKLVENAAWQGGYLMDQLASLDSPHVREVRGRGLLIGIDLKPEAGGARRFCEALQTHGILAKDTHGTVIRLAPPLVITRQQVDWALERIADVLS